A genome region from Pseudomonas sp. S06B 330 includes the following:
- the fleQ gene encoding transcriptional regulator FleQ: MWRETKILLIDDDSVRRRDLAVVLNFLGEENLTCSSHDWQQAVESLSSSREVLCVLIGTVNAPASLVSLLKTVAAWDEFLPVLHLGEISSAELPDELRRRILSNLEMPPSYSKLLDSLHRAQVYREMYDQARERGRQREPNLFRSLVGTSRAIQHVRQMMQQVADTDASVLILGESGTGKEVVARNLHYHSKRREAPFVPVNCGAIPAELLESELFGHEKGAFTGAITSRAGRFELANGGTLFLDEIGDMPLPMQVKLLRVLQERTFERVGSNKTQGIDVRIIAATHKNLESMIEAGTFREDLYYRLNVFPIEMAPLRERVEDIPLLMNELISRMEHEKRGSIRFNSAAIMSLCRHGWPGNVRELANLVERMAIMHPYGVIGVSELPKKFRYVDDEDEQLVDSLRSDLEERVAINGSSPSFATHAMLPAEGLDLKDYLGGLEQGLIQQALDDANGIVARAAERLRIRRTTLVEKMRKYGMSRRDGEEQAED, encoded by the coding sequence ATGTGGCGTGAAACCAAAATTCTGCTGATCGATGACGATAGCGTTCGCCGCCGCGATTTGGCGGTGGTGTTGAATTTTCTTGGCGAAGAAAATCTCACCTGTTCAAGCCATGACTGGCAGCAGGCCGTTGAGTCGTTGTCATCCAGTCGTGAAGTACTCTGTGTCCTGATCGGGACCGTAAATGCTCCGGCAAGTCTCGTGAGCCTGCTTAAGACAGTGGCGGCATGGGATGAGTTCCTTCCGGTTCTGCATTTAGGTGAAATTTCTTCTGCAGAGCTGCCGGACGAGCTGCGCCGACGTATTCTTTCCAACCTTGAGATGCCGCCGAGCTATAGCAAGCTGCTCGATTCGCTGCACCGTGCCCAGGTCTATCGCGAGATGTATGACCAGGCCCGCGAGCGCGGTCGCCAGCGTGAGCCGAACCTGTTCCGCAGTCTGGTGGGTACCAGTCGTGCCATCCAGCATGTGCGCCAGATGATGCAGCAGGTGGCTGATACCGACGCCAGTGTGTTGATCCTCGGCGAGTCGGGCACTGGCAAGGAAGTGGTTGCGCGTAACTTGCATTACCATTCCAAGCGCCGTGAAGCGCCGTTCGTGCCCGTCAACTGTGGGGCGATCCCGGCCGAGTTGCTGGAAAGTGAACTGTTCGGTCATGAGAAGGGCGCCTTTACCGGTGCCATCACTAGTCGAGCTGGGCGTTTCGAGCTGGCCAATGGCGGTACGCTGTTCCTCGACGAAATCGGCGACATGCCACTGCCGATGCAGGTCAAGCTGCTGCGCGTGCTGCAAGAGCGGACCTTCGAGCGAGTGGGTAGCAACAAAACCCAGGGTATCGACGTGCGCATCATCGCCGCGACTCACAAGAACCTGGAAAGCATGATCGAAGCGGGCACGTTCCGCGAAGACCTGTACTACCGCCTCAACGTCTTCCCTATTGAGATGGCCCCGCTGCGTGAGCGCGTCGAGGACATCCCGCTGCTGATGAACGAACTGATCTCGCGCATGGAACACGAAAAGCGTGGTTCGATCCGTTTCAACTCGGCGGCGATCATGTCTCTGTGTCGGCATGGCTGGCCAGGCAACGTGCGTGAACTGGCCAACTTGGTTGAGCGCATGGCGATCATGCACCCTTACGGTGTAATTGGCGTCTCGGAGCTGCCGAAGAAGTTCCGTTACGTTGATGACGAAGACGAGCAGTTGGTCGACAGCCTGCGTTCCGACCTGGAAGAGCGTGTGGCCATCAATGGCAGCTCGCCGAGCTTTGCCACTCACGCCATGCTTCCGGCCGAAGGCCTGGACCTCAAGGATTACCTGGGTGGTTTGGAGCAGGGTCTGATCCAGCAGGCGCTGGATGATGCTAACGGTATCGTCGCCCGCGCCGCCGAACGGTTGCGCATTCGCCGCACGACCCTGGTGGAAAAAATGCGCAAGTACGGCATGAGCCGTCGCGATGGAGAAGAACAGGCGGAGGATTGA
- a CDS encoding flagellar protein FlaG, translating into MDMSVKLNLSYPVVRPVEQATDKSAVLAVQAATEAREPSREKTSEAEQVKIAVKEIEKFLASNRRNLEFSTDEESGRIVVKVIASETGELIRQLPSEEALRIAHSLSDVSSLLFDAKV; encoded by the coding sequence ATGGATATGAGCGTCAAGCTGAACTTGTCTTATCCGGTCGTGCGTCCGGTCGAGCAGGCCACCGACAAGTCGGCAGTCCTGGCGGTTCAGGCGGCTACTGAAGCCCGGGAGCCCTCGCGGGAAAAAACGTCTGAAGCTGAACAAGTGAAAATTGCGGTCAAGGAAATCGAGAAATTTCTCGCCTCGAACCGCCGCAACCTCGAATTTTCCACGGATGAAGAGTCCGGCAGAATTGTCGTCAAAGTTATCGCCAGCGAAACTGGGGAGTTGATTCGCCAGTTGCCCTCGGAAGAGGCCCTGCGTATAGCTCACAGCCTGAGTGACGTGAGCAGCCTGCTGTTCGACGCCAAGGTCTGA
- a CDS encoding class I SAM-dependent methyltransferase — MINDFPSSLQREHVATQCVCCGSTALQKSPAILMPFVSHRALGWPPAVIDAEWGLQTIAQGMAYCVCNTLHCVRCAFLFLDIRFSDREMQQLYDGYYGEEYAALREHYEPGFCERNKALSAPSELLELTRDFILQQATPTRILDWGGGDGTNTPFKGQGYETDIFDIDKKPTVPGTRGVSKAEISMSIYDLIVCRHVLEHVPYPSDALGEIHQCMRDDTLLYVEVPHEALMVGNDDLSAEHKRHWHEHINFFSIAALNSLFGVCGFTVLNIQSTPIVKDARLSSASRILQAVVKKTKPTELAGMSAIK, encoded by the coding sequence ATGATCAACGACTTTCCGTCCTCACTGCAGCGTGAACATGTCGCAACGCAGTGTGTCTGCTGTGGCAGCACGGCGTTGCAAAAGTCCCCGGCCATTCTCATGCCGTTTGTGTCACACCGGGCGCTGGGTTGGCCGCCTGCAGTTATCGACGCCGAATGGGGGTTGCAAACCATTGCTCAAGGCATGGCATATTGCGTGTGTAATACGCTTCACTGCGTGCGCTGCGCGTTTCTATTTCTTGATATCCGCTTCAGTGATCGCGAGATGCAGCAGTTGTACGATGGCTATTATGGTGAGGAATATGCGGCGCTGCGCGAGCATTATGAGCCTGGGTTTTGCGAGCGGAACAAAGCACTGTCAGCGCCAAGTGAGTTGCTTGAGCTGACAAGGGATTTCATTCTTCAACAGGCGACGCCGACCCGCATCCTGGATTGGGGTGGGGGAGATGGCACGAATACCCCGTTCAAGGGGCAAGGGTACGAGACGGATATCTTCGACATCGACAAAAAGCCAACCGTGCCGGGCACACGTGGCGTGTCGAAGGCAGAGATCAGCATGTCCATCTACGACTTGATTGTCTGTCGCCATGTTCTTGAGCATGTTCCCTATCCGTCGGATGCGCTAGGGGAAATACATCAATGTATGCGTGATGACACCCTGCTTTACGTCGAGGTGCCGCATGAAGCGCTGATGGTGGGCAATGACGATCTCTCAGCCGAGCATAAGCGGCACTGGCATGAGCACATCAACTTCTTTTCTATTGCGGCCCTGAACAGCTTATTTGGTGTCTGTGGGTTTACGGTCTTGAATATTCAGTCAACGCCGATTGTGAAAGATGCAAGGTTGAGTTCCGCATCCCGCATTCTTCAGGCAGTGGTGAAAAAAACCAAGCCAACCGAGCTTGCTGGGATGAGTGCTATCAAGTAG
- a CDS encoding ketoacyl-ACP synthase III, which yields MIGIKSIASYVPAKGVDNYAQGAKFGKDQEFIFGKIGSTFLPRKDAAQETSDLCVEAAKALFAANPSLDMSSIDALIVVTQNGDAEGLPHTAAIVQQKLGLPTHIAAFDISLGCSGYVYGIYAMKGFMEAAGLKNGLLITADPYSKIVDPEDRNTTMLFGDAATATWMGEGAPWQLGKSLFGSDGAGAEHLRTTEGKFFMNGRQVYNFALVKVPAHLQQLLEASKLQPEEIDLYCLHQGSAAIVDAVSQRFNEGKQREKFVKDMVETGNTVSSSIPLLLEKHVLGSQCRRVALSGFGVGLSWGSAIIERRD from the coding sequence ATGATTGGCATTAAAAGCATCGCCAGTTACGTACCTGCGAAGGGGGTCGACAACTACGCCCAAGGTGCGAAATTCGGCAAGGATCAAGAATTCATCTTCGGCAAGATCGGTTCCACGTTCTTGCCGCGCAAGGACGCTGCCCAAGAAACCTCCGATCTGTGTGTCGAGGCAGCTAAAGCGTTGTTTGCTGCCAACCCATCGCTGGACATGTCGTCAATCGATGCGCTGATCGTCGTCACCCAGAATGGCGATGCCGAAGGGCTGCCGCACACCGCGGCCATCGTTCAGCAAAAGCTCGGCCTGCCGACCCATATTGCCGCGTTCGATATCTCGCTGGGCTGCTCTGGTTATGTGTACGGCATCTACGCGATGAAGGGTTTCATGGAGGCTGCGGGCTTGAAAAATGGCCTGCTGATCACGGCCGACCCTTATTCTAAGATCGTTGATCCCGAAGACCGTAACACCACTATGTTGTTCGGTGATGCCGCCACTGCGACCTGGATGGGGGAGGGCGCGCCTTGGCAACTGGGCAAGTCGCTGTTTGGCAGCGATGGAGCGGGGGCGGAGCACCTGCGTACGACCGAGGGCAAATTCTTCATGAACGGTCGCCAAGTCTACAACTTCGCACTGGTCAAGGTGCCGGCGCACCTGCAGCAACTGCTCGAAGCGAGCAAGCTGCAGCCTGAGGAAATCGACCTTTATTGCCTGCATCAGGGTAGCGCGGCGATTGTCGATGCAGTGTCCCAACGCTTCAATGAAGGAAAGCAGCGGGAAAAATTCGTCAAGGACATGGTGGAGACCGGTAATACCGTGTCATCCAGCATCCCGTTGCTGCTAGAGAAGCATGTGCTGGGCTCGCAGTGCCGGCGTGTCGCCCTGAGTGGTTTTGGCGTGGGCCTGTCGTGGGGTTCGGCGATCATCGAGCGACGCGACTGA
- a CDS encoding flagellin domain-containing protein — translation MALTVNTNTTSLGVQKNLNRASDALSTSMTRLSSGLKINSAKDDAAGLQIATRMTSQIRGQTMAIKNANDGISIAQTAEGAMQEQTNILQRMRELAVQSRNDSNSSNDRDALNKEFQSMAAELTRIAQSTQLNGKNLLDGSASTMTFQVGSNTGGMNQIDIDLSAKFTASDLGITSTITITGATSSAAEASFSAAVSAIDNALQKINTSRADLGAAQNRLTSTINNLQNINENAEAARGRVQDTDFAAETAQLTKQQTLQQASTSILSQANQLPSAVLKLLQ, via the coding sequence ATGGCTTTGACCGTTAACACCAACACCACCTCTCTGGGCGTTCAGAAAAACCTGAACCGTGCTTCCGATGCACTGAGCACCTCGATGACCCGTCTGTCTTCCGGCCTGAAAATCAACAGCGCCAAAGACGACGCCGCAGGCCTGCAGATCGCTACCCGCATGACCTCGCAGATCCGTGGTCAGACCATGGCGATCAAGAACGCCAACGACGGTATCTCGATTGCCCAGACCGCTGAAGGCGCGATGCAAGAGCAGACCAACATTCTGCAGCGTATGCGTGAACTGGCTGTTCAATCGCGAAACGACTCCAACAGCTCGAACGACCGTGACGCTCTGAACAAAGAGTTCCAGTCGATGGCTGCGGAACTGACCCGTATCGCTCAGTCCACTCAGCTCAACGGCAAGAACCTGCTTGACGGTTCGGCCAGCACCATGACCTTCCAGGTTGGTTCCAATACTGGCGGCATGAACCAGATCGATATCGACCTGAGCGCCAAGTTCACCGCCAGCGACCTGGGTATCACCAGCACCATCACCATCACTGGTGCTACCAGCTCCGCCGCCGAAGCTAGCTTCAGCGCCGCTGTTTCGGCCATCGACAACGCTCTGCAGAAGATCAACACCAGCCGTGCTGACCTCGGTGCTGCACAAAACCGTCTGACCAGCACCATCAACAACCTGCAGAACATCAACGAAAACGCCGAAGCCGCTCGTGGCCGTGTACAGGACACCGACTTCGCTGCTGAAACTGCCCAGCTGACCAAGCAGCAGACTCTGCAACAAGCTTCGACTTCGATTCTGTCCCAGGCCAACCAGCTGCCATCCGCAGTACTGAAACTGCTTCAGTAA
- the fliS gene encoding flagellar export chaperone FliS, with protein sequence MNPMLALRQYQKVNGVAQTSVASPHRLVQMLMQGGLDRIAQAKGAMARNDIAQRGILIGKAIGIVGGLREGLDLENHADSLTELDNLYSYMSKRLVEANVQNDPEILNEVARLLITVKEGWDAIGDQSADV encoded by the coding sequence ATGAATCCGATGTTGGCTCTTCGCCAGTACCAGAAAGTCAACGGCGTGGCCCAGACCTCCGTGGCCAGCCCGCATCGCTTGGTTCAGATGCTGATGCAGGGCGGACTCGATCGCATCGCTCAGGCCAAAGGCGCTATGGCGCGTAACGACATCGCCCAGCGCGGCATCCTGATCGGCAAGGCCATCGGTATTGTCGGCGGCCTGCGCGAAGGTCTGGATCTGGAAAATCATGCGGACTCGCTGACCGAGCTGGATAACCTGTACTCCTACATGAGCAAACGCCTGGTCGAAGCCAACGTGCAAAACGATCCGGAGATCCTCAATGAGGTGGCCCGCTTGCTGATTACCGTCAAGGAAGGCTGGGACGCGATTGGCGATCAATCCGCCGACGTCTAG
- the fliT gene encoding flagellar protein FliT: MSVVLERIEQTREALLGALASRDWEAISELDVSCRLCVDDVLAEASVNEAVLRSSLEELLGVYRQLIEVASDERQSLVDEMTQIRHAKNAAKVYHLFS, encoded by the coding sequence ATGAGTGTCGTGCTCGAACGTATCGAACAAACCCGCGAAGCATTGCTGGGGGCCCTGGCCAGTCGCGACTGGGAGGCGATCAGCGAGCTCGACGTCAGCTGTCGGTTGTGTGTCGATGATGTGCTGGCCGAGGCATCGGTCAACGAAGCGGTGTTGCGCAGCAGTCTTGAGGAGCTGCTCGGGGTCTATCGGCAACTAATTGAGGTTGCAAGTGACGAGCGTCAATCTTTAGTTGATGAGATGACGCAGATCCGGCATGCCAAAAACGCGGCAAAGGTATACCATTTGTTCAGCTGA
- a CDS encoding NAD-dependent epimerase/dehydratase family protein, with protein MKLLLTGGTGFFGRALLRHWLASAEVGEQVPAVTVLSRSPQGFLARYPEFAGQPWLRLHQGDILEPASLPSAGGFTHVLHAAADSTAGPQLSPLQRYTQIVDGTRHLLDYAAAHRIPRFLLTSSGGVYGPQPPRMEVICESYNAMPDPLNAAHAYSVAKRCAEHLCALYQQQYGLQVVIARCFAFIGRDLPLDAHFAIGNFIRDALSAPAINVSGDGAPVRSYMDQRDLAHWLDVLLRKGLPGQAYNVGSDAAITIGELAHLVRETLAPHKPVYIACGAAAAGSFRNRYVPSTHKARSELGLGLQYTLTQSIRCAAEQAGGIG; from the coding sequence ATGAAACTGCTGCTGACTGGGGGGACAGGTTTCTTTGGGCGGGCGCTGCTGCGGCATTGGTTGGCATCCGCCGAAGTGGGCGAACAAGTGCCTGCGGTCACCGTGCTGAGCCGGTCACCGCAGGGTTTCCTGGCGCGGTACCCCGAGTTTGCAGGCCAGCCGTGGCTGCGCCTGCACCAGGGAGACATCCTGGAACCGGCTTCACTACCCAGCGCGGGCGGGTTTACCCATGTACTTCACGCCGCTGCGGATTCTACGGCAGGTCCTCAACTCAGCCCGCTGCAGCGGTATACCCAGATCGTTGACGGTACCCGTCACCTGCTGGACTATGCCGCTGCCCATCGAATCCCCCGCTTTCTGCTGACCAGCTCCGGTGGTGTCTATGGCCCCCAGCCACCGCGTATGGAGGTGATCTGCGAGAGTTATAACGCCATGCCGGACCCGCTCAATGCAGCGCATGCCTACAGCGTCGCCAAACGCTGTGCCGAGCATCTGTGCGCTTTGTACCAGCAGCAGTATGGCCTTCAGGTTGTTATTGCTCGTTGTTTCGCCTTCATCGGCCGAGACCTGCCACTGGATGCGCATTTCGCTATTGGCAACTTCATCCGAGATGCTCTTAGTGCACCCGCTATCAACGTGAGTGGGGACGGGGCGCCCGTGCGTTCTTATATGGATCAACGCGACCTTGCGCACTGGCTCGACGTCCTTCTGCGCAAAGGACTGCCCGGGCAGGCGTACAACGTTGGCTCGGATGCGGCCATCACAATTGGCGAGCTCGCGCATTTGGTGCGCGAAACATTGGCACCGCACAAACCTGTATACATTGCCTGCGGCGCGGCAGCGGCGGGGAGTTTTCGCAACCGCTACGTACCCTCCACCCATAAAGCTCGCAGCGAGCTGGGTCTGGGTCTGCAATACACGTTGACGCAATCGATTCGATGCGCTGCCGAGCAAGCAGGGGGCATTGGCTGA
- the fliD gene encoding flagellar filament capping protein FliD, producing MASPIVASIGTGSGMDIGAVVKVLVESDTGAKANQIARQTANNSAMISGVASLKSALSTYQAALGKLNNKDAPSFLAFAATSGNEKVVTATANNTAVAGSYQVEVLKLATSSRVGSKVFSGSDAPISAGTLAISQNGKTYNVEVGANATLQSVRDSINSTLGKDGITANIINDGNGSRLVFGSTTTGAGSDISVAGIPELTISSGVAMSGSAAGRIGDLAIDAQVKIDGMAVTSKSNTLDKTISGLSLELKAEGEKSTVTVGLNSDGLKADVQSFVDAYNNLVKTVNSLTSTSKDENDNTVLGPLTGDPTTRSLLAALRSELAIAQTGGGLTSLSQLGINTAKDGTLEFNDTKFKAALNDKKLGSEVQALFTSDDGVIARMNKAIEPFLQTGGSLDKRNDMLNRSQRDLASQQQALDFRIESLTTSLTKKYIAMDVAVGKLKSQADSITSLFSAMEAQKKNS from the coding sequence ATGGCAAGCCCAATTGTAGCGAGCATCGGCACTGGATCCGGCATGGATATCGGTGCCGTCGTCAAGGTACTGGTCGAGTCTGATACCGGCGCCAAGGCGAATCAGATTGCACGCCAGACCGCCAACAACTCGGCGATGATCTCTGGTGTTGCCTCGCTCAAGAGTGCCCTGTCGACCTATCAGGCCGCCTTGGGTAAGCTCAACAACAAGGATGCACCGTCATTCCTCGCATTCGCTGCAACCAGCGGCAATGAGAAGGTGGTCACCGCAACCGCAAACAACACCGCCGTGGCGGGTAGCTATCAGGTCGAGGTGCTCAAGCTAGCTACTTCCTCGCGAGTAGGTAGCAAGGTGTTCTCTGGCTCGGACGCACCTATCTCTGCTGGTACTCTGGCTATTTCTCAGAACGGCAAGACTTACAATGTTGAAGTGGGCGCCAATGCCACCCTGCAATCTGTGCGGGACAGCATCAACAGCACCTTGGGCAAGGATGGCATAACCGCCAACATCATCAACGATGGCAATGGTTCGCGCCTGGTGTTTGGTTCGACCACTACGGGGGCGGGCTCGGATATTTCCGTGGCTGGCATTCCGGAGTTGACCATCAGCAGTGGTGTAGCCATGTCCGGCAGTGCTGCTGGCCGTATCGGTGACCTGGCTATTGATGCTCAGGTCAAGATTGACGGTATGGCCGTTACCAGCAAGTCCAACACGCTGGACAAGACCATCAGTGGCCTGAGTCTGGAGCTCAAGGCTGAAGGTGAAAAGTCTACTGTAACCGTCGGTCTTAACAGTGATGGCTTGAAGGCTGATGTGCAGTCCTTCGTCGATGCTTACAACAATCTGGTCAAGACCGTAAACAGCCTGACCTCGACCAGCAAGGATGAAAACGATAATACCGTTCTGGGGCCGCTTACAGGCGATCCGACTACGCGCTCACTGTTGGCTGCGCTACGCTCTGAGCTCGCGATTGCACAGACCGGTGGCGGCTTGACCTCGCTGAGCCAGTTGGGGATCAACACGGCTAAAGACGGCACGCTCGAATTCAACGACACTAAGTTCAAGGCGGCGTTGAATGACAAGAAGCTGGGTAGTGAAGTGCAGGCCTTGTTTACCAGTGATGATGGTGTTATCGCGCGGATGAACAAGGCGATTGAGCCTTTTCTGCAGACCGGCGGCTCACTCGACAAGCGCAACGACATGCTCAATCGTTCGCAGCGCGATTTGGCATCGCAGCAGCAGGCGCTGGACTTTCGAATTGAAAGTCTCACCACCTCGTTAACCAAGAAATACATCGCAATGGATGTCGCTGTCGGCAAACTCAAATCTCAGGCTGACAGCATCACGTCGTTGTTCAGTGCGATGGAAGCGCAGAAGAAGAACTCCTGA